The Agromyces atrinae genome window below encodes:
- a CDS encoding serine hydrolase: MTSSSTNTGVVRGGAVAAAVALSLGITACTGEPPEEASFSSGVPVVLGDEPSQDAVGLYTDRDAAVAAAVDALPELVEKALEQTGVPGASVAVVSNGEVVFEEGYGVRDVTTDAPVDVDTVFPIASLSKPLSSSIVAKAITDDAELSWEDPVIEYLPDFALNDPYVTEHAKIADFFSHRTGIPTGGGDDLEDVGFDVEYIMSRMDQIPLASFRDTYQYSNFGLTVGGEAVAASRGQTWAETAQELLFEPLGMTSTTTVHDEYLAADDRAAMHARTGEGQYEQLFDRDADAEAPAGGVASTAGDIAKWMTMVLADGEVDGQAFIDPLVLAKTYSAHSITGGDAKNLTSRTSHYGFGTNVGATVTGRVSISHSGAFGWGTATNATMIPDLDLGIVVLTNGAPSGVPEAIVSEFVDLVQFGEETRPWLDLWPSVFAHFSDPAGDLVGETAPADAAPAGASSDYVGTYTSPYFGDFVVTEANGTLTGALGPDGGYTFELDPWDGDTLSFVPTGENALPGSLSSAVFVRDGDRITGVTLTYFNTFPAPGQEPNGLGVFTRVG; the protein is encoded by the coding sequence ATGACGAGCAGCAGCACGAACACAGGCGTCGTACGAGGTGGGGCGGTCGCGGCAGCGGTGGCCCTCTCGCTGGGGATCACGGCGTGCACGGGGGAGCCACCCGAAGAGGCATCCTTTTCGAGCGGGGTTCCGGTCGTGCTCGGCGACGAGCCGAGCCAGGACGCCGTCGGCCTCTACACGGATCGGGATGCGGCGGTGGCTGCGGCCGTCGACGCCCTTCCCGAACTCGTCGAGAAGGCACTCGAGCAGACCGGAGTGCCCGGCGCTTCCGTGGCGGTCGTCTCGAACGGCGAGGTCGTGTTCGAGGAGGGATACGGAGTGCGCGACGTGACGACCGACGCGCCCGTCGACGTCGACACCGTCTTCCCGATCGCATCGCTCTCGAAGCCGCTGTCGTCGAGCATCGTCGCGAAGGCGATCACCGATGATGCCGAACTGTCGTGGGAAGACCCGGTCATTGAGTACCTCCCTGACTTCGCGCTGAACGATCCGTACGTCACGGAGCACGCGAAGATCGCCGACTTCTTCTCGCATCGCACGGGCATTCCGACCGGTGGCGGCGATGATCTCGAGGATGTCGGTTTCGACGTCGAGTACATCATGAGCCGCATGGATCAGATTCCTCTCGCGTCGTTCCGCGACACCTACCAGTACTCGAACTTCGGACTCACGGTGGGCGGCGAGGCGGTCGCGGCGTCACGTGGGCAGACGTGGGCGGAGACCGCGCAGGAGCTGTTGTTCGAGCCGCTCGGTATGACGTCGACGACCACCGTCCACGACGAGTACCTCGCGGCCGACGATCGCGCGGCGATGCACGCTCGCACCGGCGAGGGCCAGTACGAGCAGCTCTTCGATCGCGACGCCGACGCCGAGGCGCCCGCCGGAGGCGTCGCTTCCACGGCCGGCGACATCGCGAAGTGGATGACCATGGTGCTCGCGGACGGCGAGGTCGACGGTCAGGCGTTCATCGACCCGCTCGTGCTCGCGAAGACGTATTCCGCGCATTCGATCACGGGCGGCGACGCGAAGAACCTGACCTCGCGAACGTCGCACTACGGGTTCGGCACGAACGTCGGTGCCACCGTGACGGGCCGCGTCAGCATCAGCCACTCGGGCGCATTCGGCTGGGGTACCGCCACGAACGCCACGATGATCCCCGACCTCGACCTCGGCATCGTCGTGCTCACGAACGGAGCGCCGTCGGGTGTTCCTGAGGCGATCGTGTCGGAGTTCGTCGACCTCGTCCAGTTCGGCGAGGAGACGCGACCCTGGCTCGACCTCTGGCCCTCGGTCTTCGCCCACTTCTCCGACCCGGCGGGCGACCTCGTCGGTGAGACGGCTCCCGCGGATGCCGCGCCCGCTGGTGCGTCGAGCGATTACGTCGGCACCTATACGAGCCCGTACTTCGGCGACTTCGTCGTGACCGAGGCGAACGGCACGCTCACGGGCGCACTCGGCCCCGACGGCGGCTACACGTTCGAACTCGACCCGTGGGACGGCGACACGTTATCGTTTGTGCCGACGGGTGAGAACGCTCTGCCCGGCTCGCTCTCCTCGGCGGTCTTCGTTCGCGACGGCGATCGGATCACCGGGGTCACGCTGACGTACTTCAACACGTTCCCGGCGCCCGGGCAGGAGCCGAACGGACTCGGGGTCTTCACGCGCGTTGGTTGA
- a CDS encoding sugar nucleotide-binding protein, producing MTTDRADGRPRRTLLVGCGTVGTLLGERLAARGGDVIGLRRTAHDLPAGITGLSVDLLEPLEHPLPDADEMVITLTPSIGGAANPTGYVTALENLARALPSTPARTVFVSSTGVFESRDRGRALTEADDPEPVTRRGLTLLAGESRARELFGAHIVRPAGIYGPGRGRLLRQVIEREPVQYGKRTNRIHEADLVSALDALLESSAPPALLHAVDERPAPLGDVVTFIAHELGIEPPPRIEPDEVSGAIYDGSQLRTLLGALSYPGYDDGYREIVAALPPSTLR from the coding sequence GTGACGACCGACAGGGCAGACGGGCGCCCCCGGCGGACCCTCCTCGTCGGCTGCGGCACGGTGGGCACCCTCCTCGGCGAGCGGCTCGCCGCGCGCGGCGGCGATGTCATCGGTCTGCGGCGCACCGCCCACGATCTGCCCGCCGGCATCACCGGACTCTCCGTCGATCTCCTCGAGCCGCTCGAGCACCCCCTGCCGGATGCCGACGAGATGGTCATCACCCTCACCCCGAGCATCGGGGGAGCGGCGAACCCGACCGGGTACGTCACCGCGCTCGAGAACCTCGCGCGCGCCCTGCCCTCGACTCCCGCACGAACCGTCTTCGTGTCATCCACCGGCGTCTTCGAGAGCCGCGACCGCGGGCGGGCGCTGACCGAAGCGGATGACCCGGAGCCCGTCACTCGACGAGGCCTGACCCTGCTCGCGGGCGAGAGCCGCGCGCGCGAACTGTTCGGCGCGCACATCGTGCGGCCCGCGGGTATCTACGGCCCGGGCCGCGGGCGCCTGCTCCGCCAGGTCATCGAGCGGGAGCCCGTGCAGTACGGCAAGCGCACCAACCGCATCCACGAGGCCGATCTCGTCTCTGCGCTGGACGCTCTGCTCGAGTCATCCGCACCTCCCGCACTTCTGCACGCCGTCGACGAGCGCCCGGCCCCTCTCGGCGACGTCGTGACGTTCATCGCACACGAGCTCGGCATCGAACCGCCGCCGCGCATCGAGCCCGACGAGGTCAGTGGTGCGATCTACGACGGATCACAGCTGCGCACGCTGCTCGGCGCTCTGAGCTACCCGGGTTACGACGACGGCTATCGCGAGATCGTCGCCGCTCTGCCGCCGTCGACGCTGCGCTGA
- a CDS encoding helix-turn-helix transcriptional regulator: protein MQRDGLGERSITEFRHGDFVRGGVRGTGGDLGMQARVRVFGETLIIEASGTGSEFERRPLRPGLPTIDIIFVQEGGFAYLDRGAWIESRGPLMIAPSGLPNTVRFTSTWRFVVARFSREALLPYVPMLSDDVNIYSTLAIPERAMQGFLEQTVRSEDEVSPSDSSTVERIALEMAGTMLRNRLGDAWQPGTPQAVLRDRAFALIAARSGDVRLDPAAVARELGVSLRHLQTIFADASSSVSAEIRRERARVARSILQDPRSDALSVAEIAEQTGFGSNVSMRRALDALYGLSATELRMRRAPATETPSRVDA from the coding sequence ATGCAGCGAGACGGCCTCGGCGAGCGCTCCATCACCGAGTTCCGACACGGCGATTTCGTGCGCGGGGGCGTGCGCGGAACCGGAGGCGACCTCGGCATGCAGGCCAGGGTGCGCGTCTTCGGCGAGACGCTCATCATCGAGGCGTCGGGCACGGGCTCGGAGTTCGAGCGGAGGCCCCTGCGACCGGGTCTGCCCACGATCGACATCATCTTCGTGCAGGAGGGCGGCTTCGCCTACCTCGATCGTGGCGCCTGGATCGAATCACGCGGTCCGCTCATGATCGCCCCGAGTGGACTGCCGAACACCGTGCGCTTCACGAGCACGTGGCGATTCGTGGTGGCCCGATTCTCACGCGAGGCACTTCTGCCGTACGTGCCGATGCTCTCCGACGACGTGAACATCTACTCGACCTTGGCGATTCCCGAGCGCGCGATGCAGGGCTTCCTCGAACAGACCGTGCGCAGCGAAGACGAGGTGTCGCCGTCCGACAGCAGCACGGTGGAGCGTATCGCGCTCGAGATGGCGGGCACCATGCTGCGCAATCGCCTGGGCGACGCGTGGCAACCGGGCACACCGCAAGCCGTGCTGCGGGACCGCGCTTTCGCACTCATCGCGGCGCGGAGCGGCGATGTGAGACTCGACCCCGCCGCGGTCGCCCGCGAGTTGGGTGTCTCGCTGCGGCACCTGCAGACGATCTTCGCCGATGCGAGCAGCTCGGTCTCCGCGGAGATCCGTCGGGAGCGTGCACGGGTGGCGCGATCGATCCTCCAGGACCCGCGATCGGACGCGCTGAGCGTCGCCGAGATCGCCGAGCAGACCGGATTCGGATCGAACGTGAGCATGCGACGCGCTCTCGACGCCCTCTACGGACTGAGCGCGACCGAGCTGCGCATGCGACGCGCCCCCGCCACGGAAACACCGTCGAGGGTCGACGCGTGA
- a CDS encoding TM2 domain-containing protein has translation MGAPSVVATPVAPGPTASSVKLKSFYATWLLSILLGTLGADRFYLGKIGTGALKLVTLGGFGVWTLIDIALVLSGMTRDRAGRELSRPASLMGPWIITLAIYFGGPLVAILVNQP, from the coding sequence ATGGGCGCTCCCTCTGTCGTCGCGACCCCCGTCGCCCCCGGCCCGACTGCATCCTCAGTCAAGCTGAAGTCGTTCTACGCCACCTGGCTGCTCTCCATCTTGCTCGGCACGCTCGGAGCCGACCGCTTCTACCTCGGCAAGATCGGCACCGGCGCGCTCAAGCTCGTCACCCTCGGCGGGTTCGGCGTCTGGACGCTCATCGACATCGCGCTCGTGCTCAGCGGCATGACCCGCGACAGGGCCGGCCGAGAGCTCTCGCGGCCCGCGAGCCTCATGGGCCCGTGGATCATCACCCTGGCCATCTACTTCGGCGGCCCGCTCGTCGCGATCCTGGTCAATCAGCCGTAG
- a CDS encoding AraC family transcriptional regulator, producing the protein MIADLNRLVEYVEDHLRDDIDIGQLSTVFGTTEYHLRRMFSSLAGMPLSEYIRRRRMSVAAAEVIGDSDILDVAVRYGYGSSEAFGRAFRAVHGVSPGDVRRNGGPLRLQPQIRFRLTIEGSTPMDTRIIDRPLFRLIGHAARVPLIHEGVNPHIQAHIASLPEAEHARLAGLSDTEPSGLLQVTADVDPDYAEGTDLTYLHGVAVGQDTLLPAGLDAIEVPAGSWAVFRTEGPYPEALQSTWAATATDWFPSNPWRLRPGPSMVAVLDRAADFSTATCELWLPIERTDDRGEATAD; encoded by the coding sequence GTGATCGCAGACCTCAATCGACTCGTCGAGTACGTCGAGGATCACCTCCGAGACGACATCGACATCGGGCAGCTCTCGACAGTGTTCGGCACGACCGAGTATCACCTGCGACGGATGTTCTCGTCGCTCGCGGGCATGCCGCTGTCGGAGTACATCCGGCGGCGCCGTATGTCTGTCGCGGCGGCCGAGGTGATCGGTGATTCCGACATCTTGGACGTTGCAGTGCGCTATGGCTACGGCTCGAGCGAGGCGTTCGGTCGAGCGTTCCGTGCTGTTCACGGGGTCAGTCCGGGCGATGTGCGGCGGAACGGTGGTCCTCTTCGCTTACAACCGCAGATCAGGTTTCGCCTGACCATCGAAGGGAGCACACCCATGGATACCCGCATCATCGACCGACCGTTGTTCCGACTCATCGGCCACGCAGCCCGCGTGCCGCTCATCCACGAGGGAGTCAATCCGCACATCCAGGCGCACATCGCGTCTCTGCCCGAGGCCGAGCATGCGCGACTCGCGGGACTCAGCGACACCGAGCCGTCGGGATTGCTTCAAGTGACGGCGGATGTCGACCCGGATTACGCAGAGGGAACTGACCTGACCTACCTGCACGGCGTCGCCGTTGGCCAGGACACGCTACTGCCCGCCGGTCTCGACGCGATCGAGGTGCCGGCCGGCTCCTGGGCGGTGTTCCGAACCGAAGGCCCCTATCCTGAAGCGCTGCAGTCGACGTGGGCGGCGACGGCGACCGACTGGTTCCCGTCCAACCCGTGGCGACTGCGGCCCGGCCCGTCGATGGTCGCCGTGCTCGACCGTGCTGCCGACTTCAGCACGGCGACGTGTGAGCTCTGGCTACCGATCGAGCGCACCGATGATCGCGGTGAGGCTACGGCTGATTGA
- a CDS encoding MFS transporter yields the protein MQGWRAVGALVRAGFSGLMYVISLFMQLGLGYSPTQTSLSLIPLTLGIMGGSGIAAALIVKLARRLVVIGLAAMITGLALMLIVVTVAGPGLTWWQLAIATLVMGLGAGICFSSIFNTALDDVDAHEAGSASGSLSAVQQVANGIGSALVTSIFLTLLPSGDISAVSVTLVALLAVLVVLAACLLVVPLLSARPPSVRVSTAGY from the coding sequence ATGCAGGGGTGGCGCGCCGTCGGTGCCCTGGTGCGCGCCGGCTTCAGCGGACTGATGTACGTCATCTCTCTGTTCATGCAACTCGGGCTCGGCTACTCCCCCACCCAGACATCCCTGAGCCTCATCCCGCTCACGCTCGGCATCATGGGCGGATCGGGGATCGCCGCCGCCCTGATCGTGAAGCTCGCCCGGCGTCTGGTCGTGATCGGACTCGCAGCCATGATCACCGGCCTCGCTCTCATGCTCATCGTCGTCACCGTCGCCGGGCCCGGGCTCACCTGGTGGCAACTCGCGATCGCCACCCTCGTGATGGGTCTCGGCGCCGGCATCTGCTTCAGCTCGATCTTCAACACCGCGCTCGACGACGTCGACGCCCACGAAGCAGGCTCGGCCAGTGGGTCGCTGAGCGCAGTCCAACAGGTCGCCAATGGCATCGGCTCGGCACTCGTCACGAGCATCTTCCTCACGCTGCTGCCCAGTGGCGACATCAGCGCGGTCTCCGTGACACTCGTCGCCCTCCTCGCCGTCCTCGTCGTCCTCGCCGCCTGCCTCCTCGTCGTGCCACTGCTGAGCGCTCGTCCACCGTCAGTGAGGGTGAGCACGGCCGGGTACTAG